A single window of Pirellulales bacterium DNA harbors:
- a CDS encoding ornithine carbamoyltransferase — translation RESIPDFARVLSQYVDGIVIRANRHQTVVDLAQHSTCPVINGLTDFAHPCQALADLYTLRELVGKLHGLTLAYIGDSNNMARSLVEGCGRLGMKINLATPKAYQFSKSEIDRFHQDIPQLQLKVTDDPSAAVRNAVAVYTDVWASMGQESEAAIRRCDFVNYQVNSQIMAQAPNGYFMHCLPAHRGEEVTDEVIDGPNSIVVQQAGNRLHVQKGILAWLLSRG, via the coding sequence CGCGAAAGCATTCCCGATTTTGCCCGCGTACTAAGCCAATATGTTGATGGAATCGTCATTCGAGCAAACCGGCACCAGACGGTGGTCGATCTAGCGCAACATAGTACCTGTCCGGTGATTAACGGTCTGACTGATTTTGCCCATCCTTGTCAAGCGCTGGCCGATTTATACACCCTTCGCGAACTGGTGGGCAAACTCCACGGGTTGACACTGGCCTACATCGGCGACTCGAACAACATGGCCCGCAGCTTGGTCGAGGGCTGCGGGCGGCTGGGCATGAAGATCAACCTGGCAACGCCCAAGGCGTATCAGTTCAGCAAGTCGGAAATCGACCGATTCCACCAGGATATTCCACAATTGCAATTGAAGGTGACCGACGACCCGTCGGCTGCCGTGCGAAATGCAGTCGCAGTTTACACGGACGTATGGGCGAGTATGGGGCAGGAATCAGAAGCCGCAATACGCCGATGTGATTTTGTCAACTATCAAGTTAACTCTCAGATAATGGCGCAGGCTCCAAACGGCTACTTCATGCATTGCCTGCCCGCGCACCGCGGCGAAGAAGTGACCGACGAAGTCATTGACGGCCCAAATAGCATCGTTGTCCAGCAGGCAGGAAATCGGCTGCATGTGCAGAAAGGAATCTTGGCATGGCTGCTGAGTCGAGGCTAG
- the rph gene encoding ribonuclease PH codes for MRRDGRQPDQLRPVKITRRFTHTAPGSVLIQFGGTTVLCTASVDPKVPDWMAGKGRGWLTAECNMLPGSTAPRKKRERDGKTDGRTTEIQRLIGRSLRAIIDLDAIGERTLAIDCDVLDADGGTRTASITGAYVALVDAVSTIELPDPSRRALTDSVAAISVGIANGLPLIDLDYSEDVDAEVDMNVVMTGAGQFIEVQGTGEEATFSEAELHTLLGLARRGVQKLTELQQRALQ; via the coding sequence ATGCGCCGCGACGGCCGACAACCCGACCAGCTTCGACCGGTAAAGATCACGCGCCGATTCACTCACACTGCGCCCGGCAGCGTGCTGATCCAATTCGGCGGCACAACGGTGCTTTGCACTGCGTCGGTCGACCCCAAGGTTCCCGACTGGATGGCCGGCAAAGGCCGCGGCTGGCTCACGGCCGAGTGCAATATGCTGCCAGGAAGCACCGCGCCAAGAAAGAAACGCGAACGCGACGGCAAGACCGATGGCCGCACGACCGAAATTCAGCGGCTCATCGGCCGCAGTTTGCGAGCAATCATCGACCTGGACGCCATCGGCGAGCGGACGCTGGCGATCGACTGCGATGTGCTAGACGCCGACGGCGGCACCCGCACTGCGAGCATCACCGGCGCCTATGTAGCCCTGGTCGACGCCGTTTCGACAATCGAACTGCCCGACCCTTCGCGAAGAGCATTGACGGATAGCGTTGCCGCGATCAGCGTCGGCATTGCGAACGGCTTGCCACTCATCGATCTAGACTATTCCGAAGATGTAGACGCCGAAGTTGACATGAACGTCGTGATGACCGGCGCAGGGCAGTTCATTGAGGTTCAAGGGACCGGCGAAGAGGCAACCTTCAGCGAAGCTGAACTGCACACGTTGCTTGGACTGGCGCGCCGCGGCGTGCAAAAACTGACGGAATTGCAACAGCGAGCGCTACAATAA
- a CDS encoding CCA tRNA nucleotidyltransferase, whose product MSLIPTKQRSFAVEVVRQLRDHGYEAYWAGGCVRDQLLGHTPYDFDVATSARPAEIRHVFQHRRTLSIGAAFGVMIVVGPRGAGQVEITTFRQDATYSDGRHPDRVSFSSPEEDAKRRDFTINGMFFDPLDERVIDFVGGEADLQRRTIRAIGDPRQRFAEDKLRMLRAIRFSAILDFQLEPETLAAIVEMASQVTVVSAERIAAEVQIVLVHDARAKAVDRLRSTGLLQTILPEVLAIVDWPRTLALLGSLVEPTFALALAALLQDLAEDKLASMIGRRWKLSRKDINRLEWLLENKEALANARGQRWSKLQPTLAAEGAADLVKLQAAKASLGSARREDVEFCRLQLQRPRDELDPPSLIDGRDLLGLGIPRGPVFARLLQAVRAAQLDGHASDRAGALALVEQLREKSD is encoded by the coding sequence GTGTCTCTTATTCCCACCAAGCAGCGATCCTTCGCCGTCGAAGTTGTCCGCCAATTGCGCGACCACGGCTATGAAGCCTATTGGGCTGGTGGGTGTGTGCGAGATCAACTACTGGGCCACACTCCTTACGATTTCGACGTGGCGACGAGCGCCCGACCCGCTGAAATTCGCCATGTTTTTCAACATCGCCGGACGCTCAGCATCGGCGCGGCCTTCGGTGTCATGATCGTCGTCGGTCCGCGCGGCGCAGGGCAGGTCGAAATTACCACTTTTCGCCAAGATGCCACTTACAGCGATGGCCGCCACCCCGACCGCGTGTCTTTTAGCAGCCCCGAGGAAGACGCCAAACGCCGCGATTTCACGATCAATGGAATGTTTTTCGATCCGCTCGACGAGCGGGTCATCGACTTCGTCGGCGGAGAGGCCGATCTGCAGCGCCGCACCATTCGCGCGATTGGCGACCCACGACAACGATTCGCCGAAGACAAGCTGCGAATGCTGCGAGCAATTCGCTTCTCGGCGATTTTAGACTTTCAACTCGAACCGGAAACGCTCGCGGCGATTGTTGAAATGGCGAGCCAAGTGACCGTAGTTAGCGCCGAGCGCATTGCGGCCGAGGTACAAATTGTTCTCGTTCATGACGCGCGGGCAAAGGCGGTCGATCGACTCCGATCGACTGGCCTCTTGCAGACAATACTGCCGGAAGTCTTGGCGATCGTCGATTGGCCGCGGACGCTGGCGCTGCTTGGCTCGCTTGTCGAGCCAACCTTCGCACTGGCTTTGGCGGCGCTGCTGCAAGATCTGGCAGAAGACAAACTCGCCTCGATGATCGGCCGGCGCTGGAAGCTTTCGCGGAAGGATATCAATCGACTGGAGTGGCTGCTGGAAAACAAGGAGGCGCTCGCGAATGCGCGCGGGCAACGCTGGTCGAAGTTGCAGCCAACTTTGGCGGCTGAGGGCGCAGCCGATCTGGTGAAGCTTCAAGCCGCAAAGGCCAGCCTTGGTTCAGCCCGCCGTGAAGACGTGGAGTTTTGCCGGCTTCAATTGCAGCGCCCGCGCGATGAGCTCGATCCCCCGTCTCTTATCGATGGCCGCGACTTGCTCGGCTTGGGCATTCCGCGCGGGCCGGTTTTCGCCCGATTGCTGCAAGCAGTTCGTGCGGCGCAATTAGACGGCCACGCCAGCGATCGCGCTGGCGCACTGGCGCTGGTGGAACAATTGCGCGAAAAATCAGACTGA
- a CDS encoding UvrD-helicase domain-containing protein: protein MTATKTNYTSEQQCAIETRNVSVALSAGAGCGKTFVLTERFLSHLQPASDKILPELAELHELIAITFTDRAAREMRDRIRGKCFERLQSAPADQIDYWLRLLRSLDAARISTIHAFCGALLRSHAVEARLDPRFAVIEQAQADTLLAELIDDLLRENLTNRESAAMDLAAQFGLDRLRELIAELVSYGRAISFEEWLRKSPAELAQVWDDYRRQIVLPTALADISTGPSVHELLAVIDGLGNATGELKSRCNALQTLLPGLPQSHSQVADLEAILQAARVQGAGSKKAWPDESLYERFKTAAERLRTEIKSVQKLTAFDIQAAEADAAAGLKLLSLAATALGNYDARKQELAWLDFNDLLIRARDLLIDPAHAELQQRLASQTRLLLVDEFQDTDPVQVELIKALCGPQLHEGKLFFVGDYKQSIYRFRGADPSVFRQLQRETPEPGRLPLTENFRSQPAILAFVNALFCEALSSAGDPAMQYVPLRANRGQVTAIPAVEFLWSVCTDLKKSDAGAKAEARRREAEQIARRIQQMLESGELLVRNATAGEEPQPHVVQPKDIAILFRALSDVQYYEDALRRWNIDYYLVGGHAFYAQQEIFDVVNLLRSLASQADEVALIGVLRSSIFSLTDETIYWLGQHRHGLAQGLFDQSLPVELTAEQTCRAAFAASTLRELRLLKDRLPIASLLNEAMQRTGYNAALLAEFMGERKLANLRKLMDQARAFDESGVLGLADFIVQLSEFVVHQPREPLAATHPEGTNVVRLMTIHQSKGLEFPVVFVPDMDRATFGADRGAVWNPQLGPLVKIPTRRDGSQHLTGLDLHHAIADAEDQAERLRLLYVATTRAADYLVLSSGVFDLQAPSSPWMKLLAERFDLENGHCLAILPDGYAQPEVKVHQTPEIEPPPTWDRQWRDLDQRLTEVAMLATKQPARDRGDQLAERIAVDFSSRRRFSVSRLSGILEATEDVAARSLPDEDEDRSPAAGGADLGTLVHAALSKLDYRNPSDVSAWIRRCAASHQNSLARHLEVAESLVRQFVLSARAQELVRAKQIHRELEFLLAWPPGANQSGAGECRYLQGFIDCIYQDSDGAWHLIDYKTNQISADAIAQLAKQYEMQLGLYALAIEKILGQPPVECVLYFMQPAMEHHFPWNDAARRQTIESINRAITVATAAPSTPEP, encoded by the coding sequence ATGACCGCTACTAAAACCAATTACACGTCCGAGCAGCAATGCGCGATTGAGACGCGGAACGTGTCGGTTGCGCTATCTGCCGGGGCAGGCTGCGGGAAGACGTTCGTTTTGACCGAACGGTTTCTTTCTCATTTGCAGCCTGCGAGCGATAAGATCCTGCCAGAACTGGCCGAGTTGCACGAACTCATCGCCATTACGTTCACCGACCGTGCAGCGCGAGAAATGCGCGATCGCATTCGCGGCAAGTGCTTCGAGCGGTTGCAATCGGCGCCGGCAGACCAGATCGATTACTGGCTGCGGCTATTGCGGAGCCTCGATGCTGCCCGAATCAGCACGATCCACGCCTTTTGCGGAGCCTTGCTCCGTTCGCACGCCGTCGAAGCACGACTCGATCCGCGCTTTGCAGTGATCGAGCAGGCACAAGCCGATACGCTACTGGCCGAGCTAATTGACGACCTGCTGCGCGAAAATCTGACGAATCGTGAATCGGCTGCGATGGATCTTGCCGCACAGTTCGGACTCGACCGGCTGCGGGAGTTGATTGCGGAACTCGTGAGCTACGGGCGAGCGATTTCGTTCGAGGAGTGGCTCCGTAAGTCGCCGGCGGAATTGGCCCAGGTCTGGGACGATTACCGTCGCCAAATCGTATTGCCCACGGCACTGGCCGACATTTCGACCGGTCCATCGGTCCACGAACTCTTGGCGGTGATTGACGGTCTCGGCAACGCCACTGGCGAGCTCAAGAGCCGCTGCAATGCACTCCAGACACTTCTGCCGGGTTTGCCTCAGAGCCATTCGCAAGTGGCCGATCTCGAAGCCATTTTGCAAGCCGCGCGGGTGCAAGGCGCAGGGAGTAAGAAAGCGTGGCCGGATGAAAGTCTCTATGAGCGATTCAAAACCGCAGCCGAACGGTTACGCACTGAAATCAAGTCGGTTCAGAAGCTGACTGCGTTCGACATACAAGCCGCCGAGGCTGACGCAGCCGCCGGATTGAAATTGCTATCGCTGGCCGCGACAGCGCTGGGAAATTATGATGCGCGAAAGCAGGAATTGGCATGGCTCGATTTCAACGACCTGCTGATTCGCGCCCGCGACTTGCTCATCGATCCGGCCCATGCCGAATTGCAGCAACGGCTAGCATCGCAGACGCGATTATTGTTAGTGGATGAATTTCAGGACACCGATCCTGTGCAAGTCGAACTCATCAAAGCGCTTTGTGGTCCGCAACTGCACGAGGGGAAGCTATTTTTTGTCGGCGACTACAAGCAGTCGATTTATCGTTTCCGCGGGGCCGATCCCAGTGTGTTTCGTCAGTTGCAGCGCGAGACGCCCGAACCAGGTCGATTGCCGCTTACGGAAAACTTTCGCAGCCAGCCGGCGATTTTGGCGTTCGTCAATGCGCTGTTTTGCGAGGCTCTTTCGTCCGCCGGCGATCCTGCCATGCAATACGTACCGTTACGCGCGAATCGTGGGCAGGTCACTGCCATACCTGCCGTCGAATTCCTGTGGTCGGTTTGTACCGACTTGAAAAAGTCGGACGCTGGCGCAAAAGCCGAGGCGCGCCGGCGCGAGGCCGAACAGATTGCGCGGCGAATCCAGCAGATGCTCGAAAGCGGTGAATTGTTGGTGCGCAATGCAACGGCCGGTGAAGAGCCACAACCGCATGTGGTTCAGCCCAAAGACATCGCCATTTTGTTCCGAGCCTTATCCGACGTACAGTATTACGAAGACGCCTTACGTCGCTGGAACATCGACTATTACCTGGTCGGGGGCCATGCGTTTTATGCGCAGCAGGAAATCTTCGACGTCGTAAACCTGCTGCGCTCGCTGGCCAGCCAAGCCGACGAAGTGGCTCTGATCGGCGTACTACGCAGTTCAATCTTTTCGCTGACCGACGAGACAATTTATTGGTTGGGGCAGCATCGGCATGGTTTGGCGCAAGGCCTGTTTGACCAATCGTTGCCTGTCGAATTGACCGCGGAGCAGACCTGCCGCGCGGCATTTGCCGCGTCTACCCTGCGCGAATTGCGGCTACTCAAAGACCGGCTCCCAATTGCCTCGTTGCTCAATGAGGCGATGCAACGCACTGGCTACAATGCGGCACTATTGGCGGAATTCATGGGCGAGCGCAAGCTGGCGAACTTGCGAAAGCTGATGGATCAGGCCCGCGCGTTCGACGAGTCGGGCGTGTTGGGGCTTGCTGATTTTATCGTACAACTGAGTGAATTCGTCGTACATCAGCCGCGCGAGCCACTGGCCGCAACTCATCCGGAAGGAACCAATGTCGTGCGGTTGATGACGATCCATCAGTCGAAGGGCCTGGAATTTCCTGTCGTTTTCGTGCCCGATATGGATCGGGCGACGTTCGGTGCCGACCGAGGGGCGGTTTGGAATCCGCAACTTGGCCCGTTGGTCAAGATTCCAACTCGTCGCGACGGCAGTCAGCATTTAACGGGCCTCGACCTGCACCATGCCATCGCAGACGCCGAAGACCAGGCCGAACGCTTGCGGTTGCTGTATGTTGCCACGACACGCGCAGCCGATTATCTGGTGCTGTCGAGTGGAGTTTTCGATCTGCAAGCTCCGTCTTCGCCGTGGATGAAACTGCTTGCCGAGCGGTTCGATCTGGAAAACGGACACTGTTTGGCGATTTTACCCGATGGTTACGCTCAGCCCGAAGTGAAAGTCCATCAAACGCCAGAAATCGAGCCGCCGCCAACGTGGGATCGGCAGTGGCGCGATCTCGATCAGCGTCTGACGGAAGTCGCGATGCTAGCAACCAAACAGCCCGCGCGGGATCGCGGCGACCAGCTTGCCGAGCGAATCGCCGTCGATTTTTCCTCTCGCCGTCGATTTTCGGTGTCGCGTCTCTCTGGAATCCTTGAGGCTACCGAGGATGTTGCGGCGCGTTCGCTACCCGACGAGGATGAAGATCGGTCGCCGGCGGCTGGCGGGGCAGATCTAGGAACACTTGTTCATGCGGCGCTGTCGAAGCTGGATTACCGCAATCCCAGCGACGTTTCAGCTTGGATCCGCCGCTGCGCCGCAAGCCATCAGAACTCGCTTGCTCGGCATCTTGAAGTTGCCGAGTCCCTAGTGCGCCAGTTTGTTCTATCGGCGCGTGCCCAAGAATTGGTTAGAGCAAAGCAAATCCACCGCGAACTAGAGTTTTTGCTGGCCTGGCCGCCGGGAGCGAACCAAAGCGGGGCCGGCGAGTGTCGGTATTTGCAAGGATTTATCGACTGCATCTATCAAGATAGTGACGGCGCGTGGCATTTGATCGATTACAAGACCAATCAGATTTCCGCCGATGCCATCGCGCAACTGGCAAAGCAGTATGAAATGCAGCTCGGGCTCTATGCACTGGCTATCGAGAAAATTCTTGGCCAGCCGCCGGTGGAATGCGTCTTGTACTTTATGCAACCCGCCATGGAACATCACTTTCCTTGGAATGATGCCGCGCGACGGCAGACTATTGAATCCATCAACCGCGCCATTACAGTTGCCACTGCTGCACCATCGACCCCTGAACCCTGA
- a CDS encoding PD-(D/E)XK nuclease family protein — MSEETLLIAGPAGSGKTAAAIERYRRGLADQPIGSMLWIAPTNRAVDEIRRRLLGSGLSGCFSPGIFTFARFAEVVLADAEQPIRHVGKLLKRQMIERILNEIRAAGKLNHFLPIADTPGLVDLIAALISDLKRQEIWPDKFAKLVTQQSPTAKNRELALIYDEYQNLLNKHSLYDAEGRFWSAREMLKDGQWGLFSQIKRIVVDGFTDFTFTQHEILQLLAARTDELAITLTLEEKTRREDLLLKPTRTLAELRQRHAQANLVWLPRPASSHWPAMSHLERQLFGNPRELTAADDVSGIEIVAASSQLAELQSIARRIKDLLVTGEPTHDSLSHLSAYESRSTRRPAAQDIAVVFRSLDGISNLVAEVFNEYGIPIAIESAAPLRYSPVLTALVNLLRLQAEDWPFRQLLTVIANNYFQPSWKEWQEGAAGVAAEWAIRRLQIPRGRGELLRSLERNLQSPIESVEVTPDGDSTDERTQRKHRQKFEAADRMLRKLSVLLTQLDRPRTLVEWMGAIEEVAKATGLLRAMQASVSCGGWSKHDEASWQRLKDALAAGNQLEQWLEAKPSKLSLAQFITRLQEIVAVEPLPEDFEEAGRVRVLSAQSVRGIEVPYLFVAGLSEKAFPPPARDDRIYSEAECRRWNSAGLRFVDQHQRTCEEMLLFYEVVTRATRRLTLSYPALDESAQPLLPSPYLTELRRCLGEDRFQPTHEISLSPVPRHVLPYSGNERRVMAVVEWLDGKPQRLAAILGSPLAGPKSARGGAEKATGESETRKNVGSLALLAGLQAIAARANRQSFSDFEGIFTSDAAKRQLAAEYGPEHCWSVSRLEGYAECPFRFLLHNLLGIETVPELSLETNYGRRGVLAHEALARLHRQLNVADQRRSPADVGQVEFERLCDESIAELIRRISDGPFLQAALESIDVRLVAEWFAAYFDQHLEYDKQGETAQLRPAHFEVSFGMKPRNSDGVIDSLSTDKPFIIKCGESEIRLAGRVDRIDVGVIGDRVVFNILDYKTGAKQRIKIEDIHAGLALQLPLYAMAVEELLLIDRRAKPWRVGYWYLKATGFESHGLPQFWDQTDGDLAETQAWSELRRTLLERVVEIVQGIRSGMFPVYSRNEDCTSLCEYSTVCRIGQVRSLGKGWLPLQSERKSGKPVQTEKTEM, encoded by the coding sequence AAAGTTGAATCATTTTCTGCCGATTGCTGACACGCCAGGTTTGGTCGATCTCATCGCTGCGCTCATCAGCGACCTCAAGCGGCAAGAAATCTGGCCCGACAAGTTCGCCAAGCTGGTGACGCAACAAAGTCCCACCGCTAAAAACCGCGAATTGGCGCTAATTTACGACGAATACCAAAACCTGCTCAACAAACATTCGCTGTACGATGCCGAGGGCCGTTTTTGGTCGGCTCGCGAAATGCTGAAGGATGGTCAATGGGGCTTGTTTTCGCAAATAAAGCGAATTGTTGTCGACGGCTTTACCGATTTCACGTTCACCCAACACGAGATCTTGCAATTGTTGGCCGCACGTACCGACGAATTGGCAATCACGCTGACATTGGAAGAAAAGACACGTCGCGAAGACTTGTTGCTGAAGCCCACGCGCACGCTCGCGGAGCTTCGGCAGCGTCACGCGCAGGCCAACCTCGTCTGGTTGCCGCGACCTGCCAGTTCGCATTGGCCCGCGATGTCGCATTTGGAGCGCCAGTTGTTCGGCAATCCGCGCGAGCTGACTGCTGCCGACGATGTGAGTGGCATTGAAATTGTTGCCGCTTCCAGTCAACTGGCTGAATTACAGTCAATTGCTCGGCGGATCAAGGATTTGCTTGTCACCGGCGAACCCACGCACGATAGCCTATCCCATCTGTCGGCGTATGAGAGTCGATCGACAAGAAGACCTGCTGCGCAGGACATCGCAGTGGTATTCCGCAGCTTGGATGGGATTTCAAATCTCGTCGCAGAAGTATTCAACGAATACGGCATCCCGATCGCGATTGAGTCGGCAGCGCCGCTCCGATATTCGCCGGTTCTGACTGCGCTGGTGAACTTGCTGCGATTGCAAGCGGAGGATTGGCCGTTTCGACAATTGTTGACGGTGATTGCCAACAACTATTTTCAACCGTCCTGGAAAGAGTGGCAGGAGGGCGCTGCAGGAGTGGCTGCGGAATGGGCGATTCGTCGCTTGCAAATCCCCCGCGGGCGTGGCGAACTGCTTCGATCGCTGGAGCGGAACTTGCAATCGCCGATCGAAAGCGTCGAAGTTACTCCGGATGGCGATTCGACCGATGAACGGACGCAGCGCAAACACCGGCAAAAGTTTGAAGCGGCGGACCGAATGTTGCGCAAGCTCAGCGTGTTGCTTACGCAGCTCGATCGGCCGCGGACCCTCGTGGAGTGGATGGGAGCAATTGAAGAAGTTGCCAAGGCAACCGGCTTGCTGCGAGCGATGCAGGCTAGTGTCTCGTGCGGTGGTTGGTCGAAACATGATGAAGCGTCCTGGCAGCGACTGAAAGATGCGCTGGCGGCCGGCAACCAACTGGAGCAATGGTTGGAGGCAAAGCCATCGAAGCTGTCACTGGCGCAATTTATTACCCGTTTGCAGGAAATCGTTGCCGTTGAACCGTTGCCTGAAGATTTTGAAGAAGCAGGGCGCGTTAGAGTGTTGAGTGCTCAAAGTGTGCGAGGGATCGAAGTGCCGTATTTGTTTGTTGCAGGGTTGAGCGAAAAGGCATTTCCGCCGCCGGCGCGCGACGACCGGATTTATAGTGAGGCGGAGTGTCGCCGGTGGAACTCGGCTGGACTACGGTTCGTCGATCAGCACCAGCGAACGTGTGAGGAAATGCTGTTGTTCTACGAAGTCGTCACGCGAGCTACGCGGCGACTGACCTTGAGTTATCCAGCGCTCGATGAATCGGCCCAACCGTTGCTTCCAAGTCCATATTTGACTGAGTTGCGCCGCTGTCTCGGCGAGGATCGCTTTCAGCCGACCCATGAAATTTCTCTCAGTCCTGTGCCGCGGCATGTGCTGCCGTACAGTGGAAACGAGCGGCGCGTGATGGCGGTAGTGGAATGGCTCGACGGAAAACCTCAGCGGCTAGCGGCGATCCTTGGTTCTCCATTGGCCGGCCCCAAGTCCGCTCGAGGAGGTGCGGAAAAGGCCACTGGTGAAAGCGAAACAAGAAAGAATGTTGGCTCGCTGGCGCTGCTGGCCGGGCTGCAGGCGATTGCGGCTCGCGCCAATCGTCAATCGTTCTCGGATTTCGAGGGAATATTCACCAGCGATGCTGCGAAGCGGCAGCTTGCCGCAGAATACGGCCCCGAGCATTGCTGGAGTGTCAGTCGGCTGGAAGGCTACGCCGAGTGCCCATTTCGCTTTTTGCTACACAATCTACTGGGTATCGAAACGGTGCCCGAACTTTCCTTGGAGACCAACTACGGTCGCCGAGGGGTGCTCGCTCACGAAGCGCTTGCCAGGTTGCATCGGCAGTTAAACGTGGCCGATCAGCGTCGCTCTCCTGCCGATGTTGGCCAGGTTGAATTTGAGCGTTTGTGCGACGAATCGATTGCCGAGCTCATCCGTCGCATTTCCGACGGACCTTTTCTGCAAGCGGCGCTGGAAAGCATTGATGTGCGATTGGTTGCCGAATGGTTTGCCGCGTATTTCGACCAACATTTGGAGTACGACAAACAGGGAGAAACCGCCCAGCTACGTCCGGCCCATTTCGAAGTCTCCTTTGGCATGAAGCCGCGAAATAGCGATGGGGTCATTGATTCGCTGTCCACCGACAAACCGTTCATCATAAAGTGCGGTGAAAGCGAGATTCGGCTGGCTGGACGAGTGGACCGCATCGACGTTGGAGTGATTGGCGATCGAGTCGTCTTCAATATTCTCGACTACAAGACTGGGGCTAAACAGCGGATAAAGATTGAAGACATTCACGCCGGCCTCGCGCTGCAATTGCCGTTGTATGCGATGGCCGTTGAAGAACTGCTGTTGATCGACCGTCGCGCCAAGCCGTGGCGCGTGGGCTATTGGTATTTGAAAGCCACAGGGTTTGAATCACACGGCCTGCCGCAGTTTTGGGACCAAACGGACGGCGACCTTGCCGAGACCCAAGCTTGGAGCGAATTGCGTCGAACGCTGTTGGAGCGGGTCGTGGAAATTGTCCAGGGCATTCGCAGCGGCATGTTTCCGGTGTACAGCCGCAATGAGGATTGCACGAGCCTATGCGAGTACAGCACCGTTTGCCGAATCGGTCAGGTGCGGTCGCTGGGAAAAGGCTGGCTGCCCCTGCAGTCAGAACGGAAGTCGGGGAAACCTGTGCAAACCGAAAAAACAGAAATGTAG